CTCCTGAGCTAAATGGCAGCTCACAGGTCAAGAAAGAGGCTGCTTTGTATTGGCTTTTTCACTGGTAGTGCTCCACCAAGAGTACAGAAGATGAAAGGATAGTGTGGCAGAGCAAAAGGCTACCACTATTAGAAATCCAACAGTCCTATTTGACAGGAAGTAATCACCCTGCTGAAATTACTCTGGAATATGCTTAGTGTGGCCATCGATTGCTGCTTTCCCACAAGAAGCTTCTACAAAAACCACAGACAATTCCTACATGACCTCGTGCATAACAAGGTGTTGGGTTTACCTACCTGCAGGTGAACATAATCGTAGTCATCCATCCAGCTCTTTTCCGAGCCTTCACTGGTGGCGTTGTAAGGGTGCTGGCCTTTACTCAAGAGTGGGGGAAGGGAGCTGCAGTGGTTCTGTGCTTTTTCTCCATGACGCTGCATCTGAGGACTGTCATACACACAGTCAGGAGCATTCATTATATTCTCTGGTATGTTTTTGAAACGGGAGCTGCCCAGTGCCTGCTTGAAGAGCAGCTCTGCATTGACACTGATGGTGGTGGTCAGCTGCTTGGCATCATCCGGGACTGTCCTTGCTACCATAACAAACCGATCCAGGTCATCACACTTGTTCTGCACTCTGTTGACAGCTAGGACATTCAAAGACCAGCTGTAGCTGTTCAAGTCATGACTGGTTTGGGTAAGGATCTGGTGAGAGTCCTCCAGCCTTTGCACCTCCCTCCTCATTTTGTTGAGGAGGCTGAACTCAGACAGGTAGGAAGCATTGGCTGCCGATCCTTTGGCAAACTGGAGGTACTCCAACAACGACTGCTCTACCTTATCCACAGCAGCGTGAATTTCATTGATGTGTTTCTCCATATATCCATAGGACCGCCAGTCTGGTGTAATGAAGGCTGTGAGGTGATTGACAGCTGCCTCCACCATCTGCTGGAGGCGATAAAGCCTCTCTATAGCAGTGTCTGGATCAAGGATTAGTCTTTTGTCCTGTGCAGTTGATGCTGAATGAGAAGAGTCTTTTGATGTCGTTGATGATGTGGACATGTTACTCCTTGTGCTTCCTGTGCTGGAGAAAGACAACCTATTCATCCCATCAGTCACATCCTGTAAGCCTTTATTGTCTTGGAGGATTGGTGGTGGCACATCATAGACAccttctcttccttctgcaATGGGATTTTCACTGAGTCCTGTCTGTTGTCCTGGGAATGCAATTCCCCTCGGGGTATCATAAACATCTTTTTCAGGTGCAATTTGCTGTCCAAGAAAATGGTTTTGATGGTTCGTAGGGATGTCATAAACACTCTGTGCCTGTGGCATTCCACCTGGCAATAATAGGCTCTCAGGAGAAAATCTATTAAGTTCTTTTCCAGTTGCTTTGGTGATGGGAGGAGGAATATCATACACTCCTTCTGGTCTTACACTGTGGCCCACTGGAGATGAAAAATCCTGCAAGTTTTCCCTCAGAGCTGTATCATCTTGGCATGCAGATGGAGGTGCAGCATAGACCTGagtcacagaaaacaaaacatgaaacCTTTGACTAGAACAGTGAAATATTTACCATCTTCCATTTGGGATGAAAGATCTCCTATTGATGTTCAAAGAGTCAGCTACTTATCTTAAGTTTGACTGAGAGTCAGTTTTAATATCTCACTTTTTATCACTCATCTCGATGCAAATTCCCATAAATAGCAAAATCCAAAAAGGCAGTATGTTGCCACAAAGATAATGTAGGTCTAATTATCAATTTATAATTCATAACCTTAATTTTGATTCAGTGCTTCACGATTTTTATCAATTTAAAAACCTAAGGAAGTTTTTGAAGTACTGAATCTCCTACTCCTTCAGGATCATACATGAACCCTTGTTAGAACATGTCTTTGGCTAGACATGAAAATACAGGATCTTGTGGAAACAGAGCAATGCTTACCCCTTTGGCAGGTGGTATGTCATACACTCCTAAGGCTTTTGCTTCTCCCATGGGAACTGGAAGTGCAGGCCCCTTAACCGATGTCGGGGGAATGTCATATATctgaagaaagaataaaattattacaGAAACAAGTCATCTCAGGGAAAGCTCTGCTATTAGATGAATTTTCACAATTTCTGTGTTTCCTCTCAGAAAATTTGAATGTGACCAGAGctcttcagtttttttttttttttttttttttttttgtttttttttttttttttttttatgggagAACATCTTGGATTTGCCTAGAATTTTGGACAGTTAGGAGGAAATGCACTTTGCTAGGTCTCCTCTGGGCAATGGTGTGGACATCAGGCTGGAGAGATGAAGTCAAGGCTGACTTCCCTCCTGAGAGGTAAATCAGGGTCAGTCTATTACATTTACCTCTTGGGATGAACAGGGGAGGACATGTGACCAGAACTGAGCATACCCTGACATCCAGGGTGGTTGAGTTCCAGGTCCTGCCAGCATCCACTCTGCAAGCCTGTGGTCCTGGGGACTGAATGCTAAGGGTCCAGAACAAAGATATAGTTCAAGCTCAGTGACATGGTGCAGTCAATAGGTGGTTAAAACAACTCCCTGCATAGCAGCTGTTCATCTAGGTGACAATTTTATCCTTACTGAGTGAATTACTGTCAACTATGAAACAACAAagtacaggggaaaaaatgttcccAGGCAGCAAGTTTATTCTGTTTAGATATACTCTTTGATCAAAACAGAGAGAACAAATGGGACTTTTGTGTTTGGTGTGCTGCCAAATCTTAGTCAACATCAAATAAAACTTTGAAATACGTCTGTGATCTGTGAATAAGCCACAGCATCtaattaaaacatattttctctctgaaatgaGAGAACTTGCCTTGCTCATAAAAGTCTGGTAGAAATTCATCACATTTTGTGCTCTGTTAGCCTTGCTGGCACTTTTATTGGTACCTACCCCTTGGAGAGGGCGAACGGGGGGGATATCGTAGGCATCCTTCTGGTGTTTAGAAGGGAATTCATAAACATAACCTTGTCCTGACCTGACTGGTGTTATTACCTGTGGgtaaaggaaaaagaggaaatgttAAGTCTCTGAGGATGTTCTCTCTGTAACCGCACAAGGTATAAACAATCCAATCCTGTTAACATTCATGCATCATTGGCAATGTTAGTAACACCAGTCTGCATACCCTTCTGAGAGCTGAACACTCTAAAATGAGTGTTAGTAGCTACAAAtgcaccattttttttcccagaccaGCCCTGACACGACTGCCTTCTAGTACTCTACATTGTCTTCTCTTTGCCAAGCACAGATTCTGTGCAGGTCTGAGAGCCTGGTCCTTTCTTCCCATTGACCTTCCATTAGCACAGACCACATGAGGTGATGGCTGCACCACCCACTCGCTGAGATCAGGGCTGTGAACACTGATCCCACTAGGTGTGAGTGTCCCCACTCCTTGTCAGAGGCTTAAAATACTATGTTTAGTGTCTGGGAGTCTATGCCTCTGCTTGTAGAAGTACTTCCCACCTACTTTAGCAGGACTCCATGTGTTACAGTGCTCCATAGCACAAGCTCCTGGAGAACTGAGTGTGAGTTGCAgctttggaatttttttatatAGAAATGCCATGCTTAAACTTTCCAAAGCAGGACATTCTATTTTGCTGTCTCTGCTTGGTTTATCCATGTTAGTGGCTAAGAGATGGGAAATGTCAAGCCATTCTTGAAGTATATAATGCAGTAACAgtctctgaaaaacaagaaagcttagaatttactttttttttacattttgtaaACCATTAACTACCATAATAACTACAAATAAAATCAGGTGAAAAAGAAATGCCTTAAGTCTTAGACAGCATCTGCACAGCAGAATTTCAGTACAGTGTGGTATAAAAGCAATGTTATCTAACCCCAAAAGAGAACTGGGTTTGTAGTGGAAATGCTGACATCTTAACCTCTGCTGGCGCTATtttgctttaagaaaaaaatataaatactgtAACCCAAAAGCACAAAATGGCAAATTACATAGGCTTATATAAGATGTGGCTTTGTACTCAGCTGGGGAAAATTTTATACCAGAACTACTTAACTCTCCTTAGAAATGTATGTGACACATACCAACATACATTCTACCCAAATGCTCAGTAAGGATCCCGTGGCAGGTTTTGCTGTAAGGAATCCTTGCATCCTGGCCAGATTTCACAGTGAGTTTTTCTTGACTGAGGTCTTCAAGGACAGTCCCTCATGCTAACCCCCTACCTCTTCTCTGCTATGTTAACAACACAGgctttccttcttttcactTGCCGCCCAGATTTAGCTGTGCAGTCTCTGTCCCTGTACCATGAAACAACCACTGGATTCCCCCTTGGTGAGTGCCTTGGTAGCACAAGTACAGGTCTGATTCAGCGAGTATCCCAAGGCAGCACCAGCCCCTGCCCTCACTGTGGGCCTTGGGGGAAGGAGGAACAGTCACGCCCGGCAGGCGGGGGAAGACCATGGCTTTTGCAAGAGCTTTTCCTTGAATTACCATCAGAAGACAGGAACTGGAAATGATAGAGTCTCCAGAGTGCTGCATATGAGAGAACGGCTCAGTTGGGCATGGGGCTAATAGGGCTTACATACACaagagttttttaaaaaagaatctaaaaatattgcatttatGACTGGCCATTCCTGTCCTGCAGAGTCATCTACTGCATTGTAAAAGGTACCTATGGGCAAAACTTTTAAGGAAATTCTTTCTGAAGTTACTGGAAGCTTCCCATAGTAGGTCACTCCAGACAGTATCCCTCCCTGGCCACTCTCATGTAATACTGGAATTATTCTGTTTGCCGCAGAAAATTCTAACTCGTATCAACATCACTTCTTCATGCTTTTTCTGCCAGTGAGGGTTAGTGACCAGACTAGAATAGTTTGCCATATATATTTTgcatccttttttcccccctgctgTGTACTGCCAGTCAAATGATTCCTACCCAAGTCAAGACAGAAGAATTTGGTTTTAAGCCATGTTTACTCAGAGGTTCCCTCCAAGGGCTCCAAAATTACAACCATGGAGTTACTTCAATGAGTCATTCAGTGTGTTGAAGTGATCCTCTGGGAGAGCTGACAATGTACAGTAAAAACAAAGGGCTGTTTCCTGGGTAGCCCATCTCCACCAgcccttctgctgctgtgaacaCTGTGGTATTAGGCTGCTTGCTAATATGCTGGGAAACTGCTTGACCAtcccagagaaaagaaaaaaacagggtGTTCCTGGCAGGCAGCCAGAGGCCCCACGCAGTGCTGGAAGCAGGAGGAATGGTGCAATGCTGCAGTTTGGCTCTGCTTCACCTGCTGTTTGCTGCGTAGATGGACAATGCAGGACTCAGGATGTGTCAGGCTCTAAAAAGACAGATATTAGTTGCTCAGTGTGAAATTTTTATACCCACTTGTTCAGTTTTGTTCTACACCAGAAACTGAATGTCTGAACTCCTTCAGGATAAAAGAAGGCTAAGGGGAGACCTTATAAttctctacagctccctgaaaggtggctgtagCCAGCTGGGGTTTGATCTCTTCGCCCAGGCAATGACTGAGAGAACAAGAtgacacagtcttaagctgtgccaggggaagtttagattagatgttagataaaaaaaattcttcactgaaagagtgattGGGCATTGGTCTGCccaaggaggtggtggagtcactatccctggacgttttttaaaaaaattggatgtggcactcagtgccatggtttagttgatgaGGAGGTATTAGGCCACAggttggacttaatgatctcaaaggtcttttccaacctagttcattctgtgattctgtgataaaagACACCACCACTCTCTTCTTGCTCAGAGAATTGATCTCCATGAACAAAGTCACAGGTCTCTAATATAAAAAAGGGAGTTGATCCGAGCAGCACAGGTAATAAGGCATAGAATCACATAAGGCTGGAAAAAACCTTTAGGATCACCGGGTCCAACCATAAACCTAggactgccaagtccaccactaagtCATATCTCTAAGCACACACAATTAAAACCACTTGTTATTCTCACAGGTAAACATGGTATTTCGCTTTTGTAACAAGAATCCCTGGTCACAAAACAGATGATAGCCTTGCACCATGGAGCCTGAAACATGCATGGAAGAGAAGCTTGCTCATGCCCAGTAGCTGCAGAGAAATTCTCCCTCCTCTGCATACAGGAGTTTCAAGCAGCTGCAGTTACTCTGGTAGCTCATCTTTAGAGGCCTTTCCCACTTTACAAAAAATCCTGACATACCAGATGCCATATGAAAGATTTATGGTACTACAAGGGTGCTGGTTTTATTTACTGTGCTGATACAATCCTAAAAAGCTACACTAGAGGTAGATGGACCACACAAAGGAAACCAGTTTCATTCAGCACGGCAAGACTTTTTTTATCATCTAGGCACTTTTGCTCTTTCCCAGACCTGAAGCAGTGGTCAAGCAGCATCACTCCTTTATTTGGTTGAAACAAAAATGTGCTCTGGGTGTGTCTAACTGCTGTCAAAGAAAGTGAGAGGTTATAGTGCAAAATGCTTGATTCTGGGTATTCATGAGTAAAGTCTGCCTGCAAGTGCAATTGTGGACAGAAGACCTgaggtgtctgcagggctgtggttAGCAGTGCACTCTACTTATGGtggcatttattttccaaataaaaatgcatcagATGCTTTTATGTCTGCTCCTCTTTAGGCTTTCGAAAAAGTTATatgaaaggcagaaaatatgATTTTAAGATGTCCAGCAACCCAAAACCAAGGTTTGCTGATAGCATGAAAGACAGCTTTTTTCTCCCAGTGACTTGGATATATTTTCCTGTGTGGAGGATTATTATCCAGTAACAACACGTTACGAGTGATTTCACAGCAAAATCTCCAGCAGATGATAATGTGGTCTGCACTGAGTACAAGAATGTTTCCTGTTGTACCTCcactcctttttccttccaatGCTTTTCCTTAAGCTGGACTGCTTATTTCTGGTTAATTCAGAACAGAAGAAGCTCATCACCAAAGCTTATCTTGAGCAAACATTTTGAAACAGTAATTAAAAGAATGTCCACACTACTtgacaaaggaaaaatgtgggGCATTTGTTCTTACTCTCATGACCTCACATGGGTCATCAGGACATGGGGTTGCACTGCTTCTTCTGTCTGAGGAAGAGCGGGGTAGCTGGGCAAATGAAGTATGAAAGATAACAAACCCAGTCAGAAGTAACTTTTGATTTTGGCTATTTACccataaatatattaaattaacTTGCTGCTTCTGAATGGGATACTCAGCCCTTCCAATGTATTGTTGAACaattttttatggttttttttttcatggtagTTTATTTTTGAAGATGAATTCAGAAGGAAGGAGGTGACTGCAAAGGAAATGTTCCACATTAGCCACTTCTAGATCAGGGATAGCAGCCCGATTTGACACtcacaaatttattttctaacaAATGCCATTGCACTTCATACCTCATGAGGATTATCTCCCTTTTACCTCTTCTCTTTTAAGAATGCCTGTGGTCACCCaagtataaaaaaataatcctgcATTTCAAACCAGCAATTTTCCTTGTTTACATGTTAAAGGAAACAGATGGTGTTCCCACAAACTATCTAGCCCAACAACATTCTCAAAATATTGTTAACCACTCAATCTGTGCAGAGCAGCTAACAGGGACCAGCTTTGGCCCTAGTGAAACATGTAATGAGCCTTCAAACTTTCAGtactgcaaaacaaaaacaactgaGCAGAAAGTTTGTTCTGTTCTTGCTGAAGTCCACGCTCTTCCAAAGTAATTACTTGGGCCTTTTCCATGCCAATGGCATGTCCCTAACCAAGAAAAAAGAGCTGAATGTGCATGTACTTTACAAAATATCCAGTCCTGTGGTTCATTAAATCCTGCTTTCCTAAAtataaggggggaaaaaaccaacatTCTATTTCTCCCAGAATTAAAATGCCTGTTAGGCTGCAACCGGGAACATTCCTAACTATGGCAACAAGAAGACCATTCTCGTGCTTACAGCAGACACACAAACACTGTAGTTTACATTGTTTCACAAGGACAAAGAGCATATAAACCTACTGAAGCAAACAAAATTACTCTGAATTTATAGCAGTACCGTGAGGGCAGAATCTGGCTTGTTCTCATGAACTGCAGTTCCTGATATGCAGAATGATGGGAAACAAGTGAGTTTTACAGGTAACAGAACTGATCAGAGATATGTTGCACCTCTGCAACACCTTGCCCCACACAAATCACAGGCAGAAGGGAGCTAAAAATGGCAGCTTAGTATTTCCTAGTATGGCCTCTCAACCTCAAGAGCCCACTGATGCCTGTAGGctgctttttaaatatatttaaatagtGCTTTTTGAAGGTAGAAAAGAAGGGGCATATATTTTAAATCGGGACAAATAACTGTATTAACACATATTTCACCCCACGATGCTCTCCTCTTCACCCCACgggcagggctcagcagctgaTGAGCTACTGCTATCCACTGCTTACCCTGGGAAGAGTTCTGCCCTGGAGGAGGAGGCCAGGTGGTGGTGCATGAAAGGGGGGTGGCATAAAGTCTGTGGGGAAAATGAATCAAAGtgtaaggaaatgaaaaaagaaaaaaagtcatgtCTGTGTACTGttgtaaattatttctttaaatttaacATGAAGCTCTAATTGTTGACATTCTATTGCTGAGCCCCTTAAGTGGATATGTAACATCCACCTGGGCTCTCTTAGTCTTGCAACAGGCATAAAATAGACAAAGAGAATATAGACAAATACCAGAGAGaattaaggggggaaaaaaaactcccTATTCTCTTGAGGTCCTGGCCTTTTGCAAGGCAGTGATGGAAGCCATTGAATTATGTCAGATCAGGCAGTGAACAAGTCACTTCTTAGCCCTTCTTTCTGTTCTGCTGGATGTTCTTAGGAAGCCATGTGTgtcttttgaaatgttttacAATTTTTTCCCTTGGTGAATTTTCACTGGCTAAGCTGAACTGCAGGAAGGTTGGGTTGAAAAACACACAGGTAATTTAGGTATTTGAAAGTACCTGGCTAGCTGGCCAAAACTATAATTTTCTCAGAAAGCACATAGTGTTTCCACTCATGTCTTCTGCAAGCTGCATCAGGATTTCCAGTGACTGATAATAAATTTTCTGACAGTAATACCTACGATATCACTTTCTGTTGCCtgctctgaaaaaaaccaagcaaTCATATTTTTACTTACTTATTTGCTTTATACAATGACAGTGTATTTCCCTGTTGCCAACGACTAAAGGTTGGAATTTCACATGTGCTAAGGATACTCTTATCAATGTTTGGGTTTGTAAACTGCTACAGGTCTTAAGATTATGAACTCATAGCACTTTATTTTAATCCAAATAATGTATGAACATTGGGCCGCTATAAAATGTTCTGGTGTAGTATTTTCTGCCAAGACTGAGTTGTTGGAGAGCTTTGATCAAGTCTCACAAGCTGGAAGAGAGGGGAGTAAGTCTGTCGAGGCATTTCTTCTGATGCACTGGACTTGTAGCTCAACTGGGAGTTGTTTCTAGTGCTAAGGCCCAAATGTCTCTGCCAGGCAAGAGGAATTGACAGAAATGACAGTATTGATTTTCTGGGCTGAGCGAGTTATCAGCTGTAGCATGCGTCAAAAAGAAACGCGGCACCAAGGCGCATTGTGACACCTCTCCTTGTTTGTGAGGGGGCGTTCACCACTGAGATTTCTTAGAATACTCAGATGTGTGAAGATAAGAACACATGACAAATACTGCCCCGATACAGAACTGATTTATCTCTTGATGCTGCTTTTATCTTTAAAAGACCTGCTTATTTTCTCCTATACTATCTCCATTTGCTGTCCAAGACCTAGACATATGAAGATTCTGCTGTAAATGCTCTCAAAACCTAAAGCATGTCCAGATGTCCCTTATTCATGGTGTATTAAAAATGCTTAACTCTGCAGGCTCAGGCATTTAAACACAAACTTTTAAACGTGCCAATGAAGTGCCTCACCAGTAGATGCCCAGTCTTAAAAAATGCCCCTGAGGCATTGTCATGTAAGCAATAGTATGTAAGGAAAATGGGTGTTACAATTTTGAGGTTGTATTATTTCAAGAAGACTTATACAAGTTTTGGGTTGTGAGTCTTGAAGATATAGAGGACAAGCTGTGAAACAAatttaagataaaaaaatatgACATCCCAAGCTGGCCTGGATTTAAACCCTCACTGCTGGTGAAAAAGGTATAACCAACTGCTTTGCAACTAGCCTAATCCTGAATTTTTAACTTCTGATATGACTTCTTCTATTAATCAGTACACAAAAGCAGGGTCATTACTCTATTTTTAggttctgtttttttcctaaatctgAAGTGCAGGTTTATAGTCTTTCCAaacaactttaaaaagaaataaatctttgGAGTTACATAAATGTTCTAAGCTCTGATTAGTATAAAATTACAGAGCTCTATGAAGTGTGGTGGAATAGTGCTGAACTTGCATTAGCTGTAGCTTTAGATGATAGTGTTGAATATTTTCTCACTGATGTTCATGATTGCAAACTAAATGCAGATAAAAAGGTCTGTATCCAGATCAGCTGtacaa
This sequence is a window from Anomalospiza imberbis isolate Cuckoo-Finch-1a 21T00152 chromosome 1, ASM3175350v1, whole genome shotgun sequence. Protein-coding genes within it:
- the NEDD9 gene encoding enhancer of filamentation 1; amino-acid sequence: MQMTRKAGAAARGGARRARGDAAGRGGAAMKYKNLMARALYDNVPECAEELAFRKGDILTVIEQNTEGLEGWWLCSLHGRQGIVPGNRVKLLIGPVVQDSPPGQDMPSSGLMNQPFNHQKIYQVPSSHASARDPVYQVPPSHQNQGIYQIPTGHGLVGQDIYQVPPSMQRCIDGPAMANKVITPVRSGQGYVYEFPSKHQKDAYDIPPVRPLQGIYDIPPTSVKGPALPVPMGEAKALGVYDIPPAKGVYAAPPSACQDDTALRENLQDFSSPVGHSVRPEGVYDIPPPITKATGKELNRFSPESLLLPGGMPQAQSVYDIPTNHQNHFLGQQIAPEKDVYDTPRGIAFPGQQTGLSENPIAEGREGVYDVPPPILQDNKGLQDVTDGMNRLSFSSTGSTRSNMSTSSTTSKDSSHSASTAQDKRLILDPDTAIERLYRLQQMVEAAVNHLTAFITPDWRSYGYMEKHINEIHAAVDKVEQSLLEYLQFAKGSAANASYLSEFSLLNKMRREVQRLEDSHQILTQTSHDLNSYSWSLNVLAVNRVQNKCDDLDRFVMVARTVPDDAKQLTTTISVNAELLFKQALGSSRFKNIPENIMNAPDCVYDSPQMQRHGEKAQNHCSSLPPLLSKGQHPYNATSEGSEKSWMDDYDYVHLQGKEEFERQQKELLEKENIIKQSKMELEHHQINQFQRLEQEITKPVENDISKWKPPQALQTSHDSRLLLFYSDQCETHFNSLLNAIDAFFSCVNSSQPPRIFVAHSKFIILSAHKLVFIGDTLARQMTTQDMCNRVMNSSNQLCELLKSVVLATKAAALSYPNTASLQRMVDRVTELSHHAQLFKLSLVQMASLWSPAESNL